A segment of the Candidatus Methylacidithermus pantelleriae genome:
ACCCATCTTTTTTAATTCTTGGATCACTTGACCCACCCAATCCGCCTGGGAAGCGACATCCAGTCCCCCTTCGGTCGTCACTTCTTCTCGCCGTTCTGGGACAAGACAGGCCTCATGGGGCTGGATTCGCTTCGCTACCTCTATCATCTCGGTTGTGGGAGCCATTTCCAGGTTGAATCGGGTCCGGATGGCTTGCCGGATACGCCGGGCGTCTTCCTCTTGTATGTGTCGCCGGTCTTCCCGAACGTGCGCCGTGATTTGAGAAGCACCTGCCTCTTCCGCGATGAGTGCAGCCGCTAATGGATCAGGTTCCGCCAACGGCGAGAAGGGGTCCAACCGGTAGCGGGCTTGCCGAAGGGTTGCTACATGGTCCACATTGAACCCAAGCTCAACCGACGCCATGATCTTTTATTAGCACCAAGCGCCCACAAAGGCAAAAAGGCTTGGCCGGTATGGGCCGGAGCTGCTGCTACTTTTAACCGAGGCATCTATCGTGCGCATTGGAGAATTGGAGCGGGCATTGCGAGAGGCCCAGCACTTGTGGAAAGAAACGGCTGGGGCAGACCGTCGTTCCCTTGTACAGACGTACCGCAAGTTTCTCTCCCGGGAGCAACACCGGCTACGTCTGGCCCACAAAAGAGGCGAGGGGGGATGGGAACTTGCGCGCCTGCGTTCCGATCTTCTTACGGTGCTTTCGCGGAGCGTCTGGGAATGGGCATGGGAAGAACCCAGGGGAAAGGTCTCCGATCGTGCCCGGTTAGGAATCACTCTTTTGGCTGTGGGGGGATTTGGTCGTGGGGAGCTCTGTCCTTATAGTGACGTGGATCTCCTCTTTACGTTTGACCCCAAAAAGATCTCTCGAAGTTTGGTCGACGATTTGGTCAAACGAGTACTCTATCTGCTTTGGGACATTGGTCTTGAGGTAGGTCATGCAACACGATCCGTTTCGGAGGTTCTTGAGTTATCCAATAAGGACCTGGAAACAAAGACCAGTTTTCTCGATGCCCGTTGGATAGCGGGATCATCGCCTCTCTGGCAGCGACTCGAGCGCGACTTCCAACGCGAGTGCATTCATGGCCGCCAAAGGGAATACCTCTCTTGGAGGTTCTCTTCTGAAAAAGAGCGGCACTTGCGGTACGGTGGTACGGTTTTTGTTCAGGAACCGCACGTGAAAAACGGGTGTGGAGGGTTACGGGATCTCCACAACCTGCTTTGGGTAGCCCGGGTAGCCCGTGGCTGCCGTTCTTTGGCACAACTGGTGGAGCAAAGAGTTCTCCACGCTTCCGACAAAAAACAGCTGGAAGACGCCTACAGCTTTCTTCTCCGGATTCGCACGGAAATGCATTATCAAGACCGTCATCGGAGTGACCTATTGACCTTAGAACTTCAGGGTCGTGTGGCTACAGCCTTAGGATATCCCCATGGATCGATTCTCCGCCGGATCGAGGAAATGATGAGGGACTATTACCGGGCGGCCCAGACTCTCCACCTTTTGACCCAAGCAGCGGTTCGCCACCTCTATGGCACCTCTGAGCCTCGCGCCCGTCGCTTGTTTTTCTCTTTGTTCAATCGAACGGCCCGTTTGCGAAAAATCGATGGATTTGTGATTCGCAAAGGAGAGCTTGAATGGGG
Coding sequences within it:
- a CDS encoding pyridoxine 5'-phosphate synthase, with translation MASVELGFNVDHVATLRQARYRLDPFSPLAEPDPLAAALIAEEAGASQITAHVREDRRHIQEEDARRIRQAIRTRFNLEMAPTTEMIEVAKRIQPHEACLVPERREEVTTEGGLDVASQADWVGQVIQELKKMGVRVSVFIDPEEIQVKAAASVGADAVELHTGAYALAREGATAAKELARHRQASEKAVTLGLSVHAGHGLHYRNVRRYLREVPHVTVVNIGHSIVARALLYGLGAAIREMVQLLEKEPVEDPRTGD